The following coding sequences lie in one Synechococcus sp. PCC 7336 genomic window:
- a CDS encoding M48 family metallopeptidase, protein MSDDEYRRKGELAMRLRRNGDYEAAYHLFVELISRFPQKFGMHLMAGDMADKTNRFEEKEKHFKNASRLYPTHEFASVLYFHALLDNGRKSDAILEMKRFYSVGKPNEYRQLIKDLKEGAIKSESSKKFLLQIEDALNTT, encoded by the coding sequence ATGTCAGATGATGAGTATCGACGTAAGGGCGAACTTGCAATGCGGCTCCGAAGAAACGGGGATTATGAAGCTGCATATCATTTATTTGTTGAGCTCATTTCAAGATTTCCGCAGAAATTTGGAATGCACTTAATGGCTGGTGATATGGCAGATAAAACAAACCGATTTGAGGAAAAAGAAAAGCATTTTAAAAATGCATCAAGGTTATATCCAACACATGAGTTTGCATCTGTATTATACTTTCATGCACTTTTGGACAATGGAAGAAAATCCGATGCCATCTTAGAAATGAAGCGCTTCTACTCAGTTGGAAAACCAAATGAATACAGACAATTAATTAAAGACCTCAAAGAAGGAGCAATAAAATCAGAGTCATCAAAAAAATTCCTTTTACAAATAGAAGATGCCTTAAATACTACTTAA
- a CDS encoding DUF6572 domain-containing protein — MIDMAAYNPEKHEVILSIIEVRPWDGSVNQLLELQDKINSYMEFIVDGHLQKMYSNVRIDNVTIQIDCSHEPDAKTSEFLEAIRLQLSPYNVNIDLQCKS, encoded by the coding sequence ATGATTGATATGGCTGCATACAATCCAGAAAAGCATGAAGTTATTCTATCCATTATTGAGGTTAGGCCCTGGGATGGTAGTGTCAATCAACTTCTTGAATTACAAGACAAAATCAATAGCTATATGGAGTTTATAGTTGATGGACATTTACAAAAGATGTATTCTAATGTAAGGATCGATAATGTAACGATTCAAATCGACTGTAGTCATGAACCAGATGCAAAGACCAGTGAGTTTCTAGAAGCTATCAGACTACAGCTTAGTCCTTACAATGTAAATATTGATTTGCAGTGTAAGAGCTAA
- a CDS encoding RHS repeat-associated core domain-containing protein: MISLGDRNNNRTEFRYDELDRLIEQIDADSNSALFEYDKLGNLVRQTNRRGFSFELEYDARNRLVRTTDALNGQISYAYDGASNLLSETDELDRTTQFRYDALNRQVEILDPLLQSTQFRYDLVGNLVGVDGELNRTVEYAYDELNRLTTITNALDDAIAYGYDSNGNLTSITDELARTITFTYDARNFQTSVIDPFENSITTAYDSIGNAVSVTDALGDTTVSTYDELNRLLSTTDANGDEATYTYDAEGNLTSLLDPAGNLTTYQYDRLNRLVLETNQLGDSRSFDYDEVGNLVGRTDRNNRRTVYIYDPLNRLTNEQFLGDSGAIERSFTYTYDAASQLRAAGDALYTYSYDYDLAGRLTSVSNVGSVGAPEVTLDYTYDRQNNLTSVTDTINGVEAGIEIFEYDLLDRVTRITQSGTGVSEKAVTFAYDAASQLTQLDSFSDLAQTQLVASSLYSYDLAGRLEQISQSNDGGAIAEYRYQYDAANRITQLVSPDGVSNFTYDARDQLTSAEHGFQTDEAYSYDANGNRTNVGYLTGPNNQLLEDEQYRYDYDGEGNRIRQTEKVTGEVTEYDWDHRNQLRAVATRDSNGNTILSAEYDYDVFGRRILRTVDSDGDGALAAETERFVYDGEHIALVFDGEGNLTYRYLHGLSIDRVLAQEDSEGTVLFSLTDHLGTVRDLLAADGNVVNHLSYGSFGNITGQTNPNIEFRFAYTGREFDGETGLYYYRARYYDPSAGQFISQDPLSFGAGDANLYRYVFNSPLAFTDPSGQIIVTALVTAIVVSIATELILPDAIPDGTDVQQSRDLERAALEATIETGAALFTGNVAPLGETLFSATVEALTRESSEQLAFAVVQGSAREALENAAESAARSGADTILNPRNLTAADNVGRAALERFQAINPSAPFLSSVDNVNPSTPVGRRGGDPTRGGPIQVPPPANTRTTIGNREFSGHTLDRMQEQGLVPSVVEDAIQNGQRSAGRDGTDLFFSPENNVTVVVDNATGSVITADFGNFVR, encoded by the coding sequence TTGATTTCTCTAGGCGATCGCAATAACAATCGGACTGAGTTTCGATATGACGAACTCGATCGCCTTATCGAGCAAATCGATGCCGATAGCAATAGCGCTCTATTTGAATATGACAAGCTTGGCAATCTAGTACGTCAAACCAACCGGCGCGGATTCAGCTTCGAGCTCGAATACGATGCTCGCAACCGGCTTGTTAGGACAACCGATGCACTGAACGGTCAAATTTCCTATGCTTACGACGGAGCGAGTAACTTACTCTCAGAAACTGATGAATTAGACCGAACCACCCAGTTTCGTTACGATGCGCTCAATCGCCAAGTTGAAATCCTCGATCCCCTGCTGCAGTCTACTCAATTTAGATACGACCTTGTTGGGAATTTAGTCGGAGTTGATGGCGAGTTAAATCGTACTGTTGAGTACGCTTACGACGAACTCAATCGCCTGACCACCATTACCAATGCCTTGGACGATGCCATTGCTTATGGCTATGACAGCAACGGCAATCTGACCTCCATCACGGACGAACTCGCTCGCACTATTACTTTCACTTACGATGCTCGGAATTTCCAAACCAGTGTTATCGATCCTTTCGAAAACAGCATCACCACTGCCTATGACAGCATCGGTAATGCCGTATCCGTTACCGATGCACTGGGCGACACCACTGTCTCCACCTACGACGAACTCAACCGGCTACTGAGCACCACTGATGCTAATGGAGATGAGGCAACTTACACCTATGATGCCGAGGGCAATTTAACCTCTCTGCTCGACCCCGCTGGCAACCTAACCACCTATCAATACGATCGCCTCAATCGCTTGGTGTTGGAAACCAATCAATTGGGGGATAGCCGTAGCTTCGATTATGACGAAGTCGGCAACTTGGTGGGTCGCACCGATCGCAACAACCGCCGCACGGTCTATATCTACGATCCACTCAACCGACTGACGAACGAACAGTTCTTGGGGGATAGTGGGGCGATCGAGCGCAGTTTCACTTACACCTACGATGCGGCCAGCCAATTGCGCGCTGCTGGCGACGCTCTCTACACCTATAGCTACGATTACGATCTAGCCGGGCGGCTCACTTCGGTCTCGAATGTCGGCTCGGTGGGTGCTCCCGAAGTGACGTTGGACTATACCTACGATCGCCAGAACAACCTCACTTCTGTGACCGACACCATCAACGGAGTGGAAGCAGGAATAGAAATCTTCGAGTACGATCTGCTCGATCGAGTCACGCGCATCACTCAATCGGGTACAGGAGTGTCAGAAAAGGCTGTTACCTTTGCTTACGATGCAGCTAGTCAACTGACGCAGTTGGACAGCTTTAGCGACTTAGCCCAAACTCAGTTGGTCGCTAGCTCTCTCTACAGCTACGATCTCGCTGGCAGGCTGGAGCAGATCTCGCAATCGAATGATGGAGGTGCGATCGCCGAGTATCGCTATCAGTACGATGCTGCCAATCGGATTACCCAACTGGTATCCCCCGATGGAGTGAGCAACTTCACCTACGATGCTCGCGACCAGTTGACCTCGGCAGAGCACGGCTTTCAGACAGATGAGGCTTACAGCTACGATGCCAATGGCAATCGCACGAATGTTGGCTATCTCACGGGACCTAACAATCAACTCCTGGAAGACGAGCAATATCGATACGACTACGACGGCGAAGGCAATCGCATTCGTCAGACGGAGAAAGTGACTGGCGAAGTCACCGAATATGACTGGGACCATCGCAATCAATTGAGAGCGGTTGCTACCCGCGATAGCAATGGCAACACCATTCTCTCGGCGGAATATGATTACGATGTCTTCGGTCGTCGCATTCTCAGAACGGTTGACTCAGATGGGGATGGAGCCCTAGCCGCAGAAACGGAGCGGTTTGTTTATGATGGCGAGCATATCGCTTTGGTGTTTGATGGCGAAGGCAATCTGACTTATCGCTATTTGCACGGTCTGTCGATCGATCGAGTATTGGCTCAGGAAGATTCAGAAGGCACAGTCCTGTTTTCTTTGACCGACCATCTCGGGACCGTGCGGGATCTGTTGGCTGCCGATGGAAATGTTGTCAACCACCTCAGCTACGGCAGTTTTGGCAATATTACCGGACAGACCAATCCCAATATTGAATTCCGCTTTGCTTACACAGGTCGTGAGTTCGATGGGGAAACCGGGCTGTATTATTATCGAGCTCGCTATTACGATCCCTCTGCTGGGCAGTTCATCAGTCAAGATCCACTAAGTTTCGGTGCTGGAGATGCCAACCTTTATCGATACGTCTTCAATTCCCCTCTTGCTTTCACCGATCCCTCCGGCCAGATTATTGTGACGGCGTTAGTGACCGCCATAGTCGTGAGTATTGCTACCGAATTGATATTGCCAGATGCCATTCCAGATGGAACTGACGTGCAGCAAAGTCGAGATCTCGAGCGTGCTGCGCTTGAAGCTACTATTGAGACTGGGGCTGCGCTATTTACAGGAAATGTTGCTCCTCTAGGAGAAACATTATTCAGTGCGACAGTTGAAGCATTGACAAGAGAGAGTAGCGAACAGCTAGCCTTTGCTGTTGTCCAAGGAAGTGCCCGAGAAGCATTGGAGAATGCCGCAGAGAGCGCTGCGCGATCTGGAGCTGACACAATACTTAATCCCCGAAATCTCACTGCCGCAGATAATGTTGGGAGAGCGGCCTTAGAGCGTTTTCAAGCCATTAACCCTAGTGCTCCTTTCCTTTCAAGCGTAGATAATGTAAATCCCTCTACCCCAGTGGGAAGGCGAGGAGGAGACCCAACAAGAGGAGGACCTATCCAAGTACCTCCTCCAGCTAACACAAGAACGACGATAGGAAACCGTGAGTTTAGTGGTCATACACTTGACCGTATGCAAGAACAAGGTCTTGTTCCTTCAGTTGTTGAAGACGCGATTCAGAATGGACAAAGATCTGCTGGTCGGGATGGGACCGATCTTTTCTTCAGTCCTGAAAATAATGTCACTGTTGTCGTAGATAATGCAACAGGTTCTGTCATTACTGCTGACTTTGGGAATTTTGTGAGGTGA
- a CDS encoding DUF4279 domain-containing protein: MNRTKSCQASLCILSEQMSAHEISEKLEIQPSEFHEKGTPYNKSRPGGRLRNAASWILDSGSISDSLEEHIEELASIIESKIDEFQEIAKITKIDIYCGFFPKDLDDQGEFFLDSNLLKRLTAIPLDIIVVLYPPHKDI; this comes from the coding sequence ATGAATAGAACTAAATCTTGTCAGGCTAGTCTCTGTATTCTAAGTGAACAAATGAGTGCCCATGAAATATCAGAAAAATTGGAGATTCAACCCAGTGAGTTTCATGAAAAAGGCACCCCTTACAACAAGAGTCGTCCAGGTGGAAGACTTAGGAATGCAGCATCTTGGATCTTAGATAGTGGCTCAATATCAGATTCTTTAGAAGAGCACATTGAAGAATTGGCTTCTATAATTGAATCTAAAATAGACGAATTTCAAGAGATAGCGAAAATCACCAAAATAGATATTTATTGTGGATTTTTTCCGAAAGATCTGGACGATCAAGGAGAGTTTTTCCTCGATTCTAATCTTCTTAAGAGGCTTACTGCTATACCATTGGATATCATAGTTGTTTTATATCCGCCACATAAAGATATATGA
- a CDS encoding RHS repeat domain-containing protein, with protein sequence MSSTYTYDLAGRLEQISQSNDGGAIAEYRYRYQYDAANRITELVSIDGVSSFSYDERSQLISAEHSFQTDEVYTYDANGNRTNDGSRSGPDNRLLEDEQFLYDYDDEGNRIRQTDRATGEVTEYEFDHRNQLRAVVTRDSNGNTILSAEYDYDVFGRRILRTVDSDGDGALAAQTERFVYDGEHIALVFDGEGNLAYRYLHGPAIDRVLAQEDAEGTVLFALTDHLGSVRDLVDAEGNVVNHLTYDSFGNITSQSNPEVEFRFSYAGREFDDETGLFYNRARYLDPSTGQFISQDPLGFGAGDTNLYRYVANSPLNFTDPSGNAFAPALALPIVSVVAQAALTTAAAAAVIATAPVSLPVIVGGTVGAAVVGGAIGVALDQQARQASSQITLNARLAIDLTPDVGDANTPSQLPLIPVDIPGLEGIQLGELVNQVLGGDSIQDLQDVVDSILGPTDLGAADELIAQAHILLSEDTNNSAGGVINRRQEVADLFDSSNPRSGIEIGDRTLLPKPNSRNTPIFQGASEAEVKQVFAELSGVDRLPPPRVIPGRGEVISISTPDGTFTLRNFSNSASETGQAFTIDLPRGVGRRGTAEIKFLR encoded by the coding sequence GTGAGTTCTACCTATACCTACGATCTCGCGGGCAGGCTGGAGCAGATCTCGCAATCGAATGATGGAGGTGCGATCGCCGAGTATCGGTATCGCTATCAGTACGATGCGGCCAATCGCATTACTGAGTTAGTTTCAATCGATGGGGTCAGCAGCTTCAGCTATGACGAGCGCAGTCAGCTCATCTCGGCAGAGCATAGCTTCCAGACTGATGAGGTTTACACCTATGACGCCAATGGCAATCGCACCAATGACGGCTCTCGCTCAGGCCCTGACAATCGATTGCTCGAAGACGAGCAATTCCTCTACGACTACGATGACGAGGGCAACCGCATTCGCCAGACGGACAGAGCGACTGGAGAGGTCACCGAATACGAGTTCGACCATCGCAATCAATTGAGAGCAGTAGTCACCCGCGATAGCAATGGCAACACCATTCTCTCGGCGGAATATGATTACGATGTCTTCGGTCGTCGCATTCTCAGAACGGTTGACTCAGATGGGGACGGAGCTTTAGCCGCGCAAACGGAGCGGTTTGTTTATGATGGCGAGCATATCGCTTTGGTGTTTGATGGCGAGGGCAATCTGGCTTACCGCTATTTGCACGGTCCGGCGATCGATCGAGTATTGGCTCAGGAAGATGCCGAAGGCACAGTACTGTTTGCTCTGACCGACCATCTGGGGAGTGTTCGAGACCTTGTTGATGCGGAGGGAAATGTCGTTAACCACCTCACCTACGACAGTTTTGGCAACATTACCAGTCAAAGCAATCCTGAGGTTGAGTTCCGCTTTAGCTATGCAGGCCGCGAGTTTGATGACGAAACCGGCTTGTTCTATAACCGGGCTCGCTACCTCGACCCCTCAACCGGACAGTTCATCAGTCAAGATCCATTAGGTTTCGGTGCTGGCGATACCAATCTCTATCGATATGTCGCCAATTCTCCACTCAACTTTACCGATCCGTCAGGTAACGCGTTTGCGCCAGCTCTAGCACTACCCATTGTGAGTGTGGTCGCTCAAGCAGCATTAACTACTGCAGCTGCAGCTGCAGTGATTGCGACGGCTCCGGTTTCGCTGCCCGTTATTGTCGGCGGTACTGTTGGAGCGGCTGTGGTGGGAGGAGCGATTGGGGTTGCACTAGACCAGCAAGCCCGACAAGCAAGCAGTCAGATAACACTTAATGCTAGGTTGGCGATCGATCTCACTCCAGATGTTGGCGATGCCAATACTCCGAGCCAATTGCCTCTTATTCCTGTAGATATACCTGGTCTTGAGGGCATACAGCTTGGAGAATTAGTAAATCAAGTCCTTGGAGGAGACTCCATCCAAGATTTGCAAGATGTAGTCGACTCTATTCTTGGCCCAACCGACCTCGGTGCGGCAGACGAACTTATTGCTCAAGCTCACATCCTTTTATCAGAAGACACAAATAATTCAGCAGGTGGTGTTATCAATCGACGCCAAGAAGTCGCAGACTTATTTGACTCATCTAATCCTCGAAGTGGAATAGAGATAGGAGATAGAACGTTACTTCCCAAGCCAAATAGTAGAAATACACCGATTTTTCAAGGTGCTTCTGAGGCTGAAGTCAAGCAGGTTTTTGCTGAACTATCTGGTGTAGATCGGCTGCCACCTCCCAGAGTCATACCAGGCAGAGGTGAAGTTATCTCTATAAGTACACCTGATGGTACATTTACCTTGCGAAACTTCTCTAACTCGGCATCAGAGACAGGCCAAGCATTTACGATCGATCTACCAAGAGGAGTCGGAAGAAGAGGGACTGCTGAAATAAAGTTCTTGAGATAA
- a CDS encoding RHS repeat domain-containing protein: MPVTYDSLNRLVLETNQLLDSRLYDYDEVGNLVGLTDRNNRRTIYTYDPLDRLANEQFLGRVISL; encoded by the coding sequence TTGCCGGTAACCTATGATAGCCTCAATCGCTTGGTGCTAGAAACCAATCAACTGCTGGATAGCCGTCTCTACGATTATGACGAAGTCGGCAATCTGGTGGGTCTGACCGACCGCAACAACCGCCGCACCATCTATACCTACGACCCGCTCGACCGACTGGCGAACGAGCAGTTCTTGGGTAGGGTGATCAGCCTGTAA
- a CDS encoding IS66 family transposase produces the protein MARLSKADLEQMGEEYFRALDPERLVEVAKNLHGLAVEQLEKLEETSQTSSRPPSSDNPYHSSKRQEESADACQDGLCEQTPEPAQTPESASAGSADSPDSGKEAGKRKAGKQPGAQGKWRTQPLKAERTIEHYPQQCAACNAQLDNAQVNPAPYMGYYQFELVSEGSGFRIECQLHHYYGATCSCGHHTQAAPGKGDCSTVTGRQVQLQLKEYTLVGPMLGSFLASLSVRYRLSRAKIQEFLQDWAGIELSVGSIDRSIREAGLACRPVVEELSEQLQPADVLHLDETPWYEWGRLCWLWVATSSTIAVFFIGRRTKQMLLHIVTTAFVGWLVSDGYGAYRWYEHRQRCLAHLIRKALALAQAVEREARQLAQWLLEEMRELIHAMATAASDDPDDPGVIRLQKVALIATGSEHPKLKALAQEILNDWDAVVAFVYNPHLPVTNHQAERALRHAVIARRIGYGTRSAEGSQAYAALLSVMETCRLRGINPWTYLAQVIADRRKGLDAPPFPDSLILAS, from the coding sequence ATGGCTCGACTGAGCAAAGCAGACCTGGAACAAATGGGAGAGGAGTATTTTCGTGCTCTCGACCCAGAGCGTTTAGTGGAAGTGGCCAAGAACCTGCACGGGCTAGCTGTCGAGCAGTTAGAAAAGCTTGAGGAAACCTCTCAGACGAGTTCGCGTCCGCCCTCGTCAGACAATCCCTATCACTCATCGAAGCGGCAAGAGGAATCTGCGGACGCTTGCCAGGATGGGCTCTGCGAGCAGACGCCCGAGCCAGCCCAGACGCCTGAGAGTGCCAGTGCCGGTAGTGCCGATAGCCCAGACTCTGGCAAAGAAGCGGGCAAGCGCAAAGCCGGCAAGCAACCTGGAGCCCAAGGGAAATGGCGCACTCAGCCGCTCAAAGCAGAGCGAACCATCGAGCATTATCCTCAGCAGTGCGCTGCTTGTAATGCCCAATTAGACAATGCTCAAGTGAACCCTGCTCCTTATATGGGCTACTACCAGTTCGAGCTGGTGAGCGAAGGCAGCGGGTTTAGGATTGAGTGCCAACTGCATCACTATTACGGTGCTACCTGTAGCTGTGGTCATCACACTCAAGCAGCTCCAGGCAAGGGGGACTGTTCAACCGTGACCGGTCGCCAAGTGCAGTTGCAATTGAAGGAGTATACGTTGGTGGGACCGATGCTGGGGAGCTTTCTCGCCAGTTTGTCGGTGCGCTATCGTCTGTCCAGAGCGAAGATTCAGGAATTTCTACAGGACTGGGCAGGCATCGAGTTAAGTGTTGGCAGCATTGACCGCAGTATCCGAGAAGCAGGTCTGGCTTGTCGACCGGTGGTGGAGGAGTTGAGTGAGCAGTTGCAGCCAGCGGATGTCCTCCATCTGGATGAGACTCCCTGGTACGAATGGGGACGGCTCTGTTGGCTGTGGGTTGCCACCAGCAGTACCATCGCAGTCTTCTTCATTGGCCGACGCACCAAACAGATGCTGTTGCACATCGTGACGACAGCGTTTGTGGGCTGGTTGGTCAGCGATGGTTATGGGGCCTACCGCTGGTACGAACATCGCCAGCGCTGCTTAGCCCATTTGATTCGTAAAGCGCTGGCCTTAGCCCAAGCTGTTGAGCGAGAGGCTAGACAATTGGCACAGTGGCTTTTAGAGGAGATGCGAGAGCTGATCCATGCTATGGCCACAGCGGCTAGTGACGACCCTGACGACCCTGGCGTTATCCGCTTACAAAAGGTCGCTCTGATCGCTACTGGCAGTGAGCATCCTAAGCTCAAGGCCTTAGCTCAGGAGATCCTCAATGATTGGGATGCGGTTGTAGCTTTTGTCTACAATCCACACTTACCCGTCACCAATCATCAAGCTGAGCGGGCTTTACGTCATGCTGTCATTGCCCGACGCATTGGCTATGGCACCCGCTCTGCCGAAGGGAGCCAGGCTTATGCAGCCCTACTCAGTGTGATGGAGACTTGTCGGCTCAGAGGTATCAATCCTTGGACTTATCTCGCTCAGGTGATTGCAGACAGACGCAAGGGCTTGGATGCACCACCCTTTCCTGATTCTCTAATACTGGCTAGCTAG
- a CDS encoding RHS repeat domain-containing protein, translated as MSDGGAVERSFAYNYDAASQLMSAGDSLYTYTYDYDLAGRLTLVSNVGSVGVPEVALNYSYDRQNNLTSVTDTINGVEAGIETFEYDRLDRVTRITQSGTGVSEKAVTFAYDAASQLTQLDSFSDLAQTQLVASSRYSYDLAGRLELIEQSNDGGAIAEYRYQYDAANRITELVSIDGVSSFSYDERSQLISAEHSFQTDEVYTYDANGNRTNDGSRSGPDNRLLEDEQFLYDYDNEGNRIRQTDRATGEVTEYEFDHRNQLRAVVTRDSNGNTILSAEYDYDVFGRRILRTVDSDGDGALAAQTERFVYDGEHIALVFDGEGNLAYRYLHGPAIDRVLAQEDAEGTVLFALTNHLGSVRDLVDAEGNVVNHLTYDSFGNITSQSNPEVEFRFSYAGREFDDETGLFYNRARYLDPSTGQFISQDPLGFGAGDTNLYRYVFNNPLSFNDPSGLQAFVPTLSLNDQDFDGRDDSSEPGAIDLDGDGEIDDSGLASELFGSALAGLSILRAPASPINLPSPTPIELTPDVGDANTPSQLPDIPVDLPSLEGIPLGENIGQILVLGNDAIQTAQDIADAILESTDLDAAREIIENSHILLSETPNSGVANDPRIRLTNMQDPDAQDLASSLGGQASVEIDGFGNREFDAVSDQFIAQAFGPSEPGATPSFQGNPSNFLSKSRRTQIRTTLDAAASIERDAFFRFRGGTPDRSVLDFISRNAQRRNVNFQIEVID; from the coding sequence TTGAGTGATGGAGGGGCGGTAGAGCGCAGTTTTGCCTATAACTACGACGCCGCTAGCCAACTGATGAGTGCGGGAGACAGCCTTTATACCTATACTTACGATTACGATCTAGCCGGTCGGCTCACCTTGGTTTCAAACGTAGGCTCGGTGGGTGTTCCGGAGGTGGCATTGAACTACAGTTACGATCGCCAAAACAACCTCACTTCCGTCACCGATACGATCAATGGTGTCGAAGCAGGGATAGAAACCTTCGAATATGACCGACTCGATCGCGTCACGCGCATCACTCAATCGGGTACAGGAGTGTCAGAAAAGGCTGTTACCTTTGCTTACGATGCAGCTAGTCAACTGACGCAGTTAGACAGCTTTAGCGACCTAGCCCAAACTCAGTTGGTCGCTAGCTCTCGCTACAGCTACGATCTCGCGGGCAGGCTGGAGTTGATCGAGCAGTCGAATGATGGAGGTGCGATCGCCGAGTATCGCTATCAGTACGATGCGGCCAATCGCATTACTGAGTTAGTTTCAATCGATGGGGTCAGCAGCTTCAGCTATGACGAGCGCAGTCAACTCATCTCGGCAGAGCATAGCTTCCAGACTGATGAGGTTTACACCTATGACGCCAATGGCAATCGCACCAATGACGGCTCTCGCTCAGGCCCTGACAATCGATTGCTCGAAGACGAGCAATTCCTCTACGACTACGACAATGAGGGCAACCGCATTCGTCAGACGGACAGAGCGACTGGAGAGGTCACCGAATACGAGTTCGACCATCGCAATCAATTGAGAGCGGTTGTCACCCGCGATAGCAATGGCAACACCATTCTCTCGGCGGAATATGATTACGATGTCTTCGGTCGTCGCATTCTCAGAACGGTTGACTCAGATGGGGACGGAGCTTTAGCCGCGCAAACGGAGCGGTTTGTTTATGATGGCGAGCATATCGCTTTGGTGTTTGATGGCGAGGGCAATCTGGCTTATCGCTATTTGCACGGTCCGGCGATCGATCGAGTATTGGCTCAGGAAGATGCCGAAGGCACAGTACTGTTTGCTCTGACCAACCATCTGGGGAGTGTTCGAGACCTTGTTGATGCGGAGGGAAATGTCGTTAACCACCTCACCTACGACAGTTTTGGCAACATTACCAGTCAAAGCAATCCTGAGGTTGAGTTCCGCTTTAGCTATGCAGGCCGCGAGTTTGATGATGAAACCGGCTTGTTCTATAACCGGGCTCGCTACCTCGACCCCTCAACCGGACAGTTCATCAGTCAAGATCCATTAGGCTTTGGTGCTGGCGATACCAATCTCTATCGCTATGTCTTCAATAATCCTCTCTCTTTCAATGATCCCAGTGGTCTGCAAGCGTTCGTGCCAACCTTATCTCTAAACGATCAAGACTTTGATGGCAGGGACGATTCGTCAGAGCCAGGGGCAATCGATTTAGATGGCGATGGGGAAATCGACGATAGCGGTCTTGCCTCTGAGTTATTTGGCTCGGCTTTAGCGGGGCTCTCCATTCTGCGGGCGCCCGCTTCCCCAATTAATTTACCGTCGCCGACGCCTATCGAGCTCACTCCAGATGTTGGCGATGCCAATACTCCCAGTCAGTTACCTGATATTCCTGTGGATTTACCAAGCCTGGAGGGTATACCGCTTGGAGAGAATATCGGTCAAATTTTGGTTTTGGGAAATGATGCGATTCAAACTGCGCAAGATATCGCTGACGCTATTCTCGAATCAACGGATCTCGATGCGGCAAGGGAGATTATTGAGAATAGTCATATCCTTCTCTCCGAAACCCCAAATAGTGGAGTTGCTAATGACCCGAGAATCAGACTAACTAATATGCAAGATCCCGATGCTCAAGATCTTGCATCTAGCCTTGGTGGGCAGGCTAGCGTAGAAATAGATGGGTTTGGGAATAGAGAGTTTGATGCGGTGAGCGATCAATTTATTGCTCAAGCTTTTGGTCCAAGCGAGCCAGGAGCGACACCATCATTTCAAGGTAATCCAAGCAACTTTTTAAGTAAGTCGAGACGAACACAAATCAGAACCACACTGGATGCTGCTGCTTCAATTGAACGAGATGCTTTTTTCCGGTTTAGAGGAGGGACTCCAGATCGGTCAGTCTTAGATTTTATTTCCAGAAACGCACAACGGAGGAACGTTAATTTCCAAATAGAGGTGATTGACTAA